The sequence GATCTCGCGGACGAGGTAGACCGGCCCCTCGTCGAGCCCTTCCGTCATCCGCATCGTCGAGACGCCGGTCGTCCGGTCGCCGGCGAGGATCGCCGCCTGGACGGGCGACGCGCCGCGATGCCGCGGCAGGAGGGAGCCGTGGACGTTGACGCACCCGAGCCGCGGAATGGCGAGGATCTCGGGCGGCAGGATCTTCCCGTACGCGACGACGACGATCGCCTCCGGGCGTTCGGCGCGGAGACGTTCGAGAACGTCCGGCGAACCGCGCAGGCGTTCCGGCTGGAGGAGCGGGATTCCCCGGTCGCGCGCGACCCGGGCGACGGGCGGCGCGATGGGATCGGCGTGCCTCCCCGCCGGACGGTCCGGCTGGGTGACGGCGAGCGTGATCCGGAAACCCGGCTCGGCGGCGAGCCTCGCGAGCGACGGCACGGCGAATTCGGGGGTGCCGAAGAAGACAATGCGGAGGCGCCGAGTTGAAGCGGACGGGCCGCTTGACTCGGCGCGGCGGGAGGGATCGGCGGGATTCACGGCCGAGCCGAAGGCAGGGAGTCGCTCGGCCGGCGACGATCCACGGTCAGGCGTGCGCGGCGGCCGCCGTATCGGGCGACGCCTCTCCCGCCTGAGCCGCCTGCCACGGGACGGGAACGAGCCCGCTTTCGAGCCACTCCTCG comes from Thermoanaerobaculia bacterium and encodes:
- the fmt gene encoding methionyl-tRNA formyltransferase, which codes for MNPADPSRRAESSGPSASTRRLRIVFFGTPEFAVPSLARLAAEPGFRITLAVTQPDRPAGRHADPIAPPVARVARDRGIPLLQPERLRGSPDVLERLRAERPEAIVVVAYGKILPPEILAIPRLGCVNVHGSLLPRHRGASPVQAAILAGDRTTGVSTMRMTEGLDEGPVYLVREIPVLPEDTAATLAPRLSAAGADLLVETILGIASGKLVARPQEGEPTYCRAIRRTDGEIDWTLPAAEIARRLRAFTPWPGVFTSLEGERVKILEAREGAAGRPGAPGTIEAAERGVTVVCGSGTSLVVDRVQREGRKPVPAAEFLRGARHPEGARFGNP